Part of the Diabrotica virgifera virgifera chromosome 6, PGI_DIABVI_V3a genome, TCAAGAAGTAAGAGAATTTTTTCATCTTTTAGCCACAATAAGTCAATTTCGTGTATGTTTTAGGTGCCCCCAAATATAAAATTCGGTCATCCAAAGTTTTATAAACTGAAAGAGATTTTACTAGAGCATTTTAGTGAAACTGAAGATTCTAGTAGGGTTATTGTGTTTTTCGAGTATAGGGAATCTGTGATGGAAGCTTTCGTACTACTGATTCAGTCGAAGCCAGTGTTGAAACCCAGGATATTTATTGGACAGGCGAATGGAGTCAGCCAGAAAACACAAATCAGTGTAAGTAAAGACATTTaacatgtatttttcttttattttatttgaaagcACAATCTAACGATTGTAAGTGAAAACAGATGAAAAATAAGATGATTTAAGCTTCTTTTTTAATTGTCATGACTTTAACCTTTTGCCATATTTCCGGTACAACCCTATTTTTTTGTATACTTTGACTTTGAAGAGATTAAAGCAAATCTATTACGGATTAGTTACACCAAACCCAACAATTACCGACCTAAACGTTATAATTCATGATTTCATCGTTTATATTTTCTATCAGGTAGTGAAAGCCTTCAGGGAGGGCCGTTGCAACGTGCTCCTCTCCACAAGCATAGGGGAAGAAGGCCTGGACGTCGGAGAAGTGGACCTGATTGTATGTTTCGACATTTCCAACAAATCTCCCATTAGAATGGTCCAGCGAATGGGGCGAACCGGCCGAAAGAAGGACGGTAAAATTGTAGTTTTAGTTACGGAAGGAAAGGAGCAACAGACTCTAAAGGATTGTCTCATTCATAAGAATAACGTGGCGTTCCATGTTTTAGGATCGAAAGTTTTGGCCCAAGGTAAATCATTTATTTCTTTATCTCTTTTTGGAGTCTTCATCGGTACCTATTCATAAAAATGCATCGTGTAGTACCAATGAATGTAGTAGTGACGTGATCTAGTGAGATTCAAGACGCTGGAACCACCAAATTGGTATTGATGAAGACTCCAAAAATGAAATCGAAAGTTCGACATAGCAACATTCCACTCGGTCTAATTCACGGAAATATTTTTAGGTTTGCACAGTGAGTGTCCACGATTGATTCCAGAGGATATAACGCCCAAATGTGAAAAGATTTTTATAACAGTGGAAGATCCTGGTCCCAAAAAAAGTGGAAACCTTAAGGTAAGCTTTAGACGTAAAtatttaaaagaaataaatatataccgttttttacccctgtaacttattaaaatgaacagtataaaagttttcagtgactttctgccctcggtaagaacgtaatctttcatttcgcgtttaagtttttcaaaaatacttattagttttctcaggattcgaaaaaaatgaatgcatttaaaaagcattggcctgaaattttgcgcctacggtctTAAATATATAGTTTCAAGACTGCTTGTTCTTCTTCGGTTCTCTCCTTAAATTCACTCTCGACTGTCCTATTTGGATGCCGCGGAGTAGAAGTGGAAATGAGTGGGGTTGCACTGGTATCGAAGCGTGTGCGATTCTCTGCTGTTGATCTGCTTAACGCCAGGCTGAAGGCATATCGTTACACTGGTACATCTCTACTTATGCTACTACAgctattttattaaataattctaCTTTATATGAGTATATTCCTATTTTAATAGCAACATTTTAGGATATGTTAAAAAGTTTGTCGAGAAAATCATCAGAGCTGTCATTTTCACCTGGCCTGGAAATCGTTGAAATAGAAGAAAAGATACCCGAACCTGAACTACTTTCTGTAAAAGGTGAGTATATCTTTGTACTTAATTCGTTAATttgcaattttaataaaaagttaattgcATACTTGTATGTATTGTACACACCACTTCGTATTTCGTGAAAAACATTCTACAACGCAACAGACCCATAGAATAATAAAAATATCCTCACTGCCATCTAGGAAAAGAAAATTGTACAGCTGCGTTCTTGGATATGGAATCTGGAATCTTatttaaacttaaaaacattCTTCCAACTCCCTACTACCTCATTATAAAATTCTATGTCGAAGCGAATGGAGGAACCTGGGGAAGCCTATGCTCAAAATTAGACGAATTAAAGGACAAAAGAAGAATGTCGAAGAGTTCTAACTGTAGCTCTTGTCAAAATCTAACTTTTGTCACAATCCATTATCTCTACTCTATTTTTCGCACCTCATGTTACGTATTTGATTATGCTTTCAGAAAATCCTTTGGACGGAAGCATTGTTCCAAATATTTTCAATAAGAAGATTGAAAAGCAGCGTAGCTTTCAAGAAATACATACTGTGGAACATTCTAGTAATTGCGGATTATTGGTTTCTTTATTGCAAATGGCCGAATCACGTCGGTTCAATATTCCGATGTCACAAATCGGTAAGTACTACaaactttatacagggtgagtgaataaaaataaatttattatattattacatacgaCAAAGTTATTAATACTTACAAAAATTGAAAGTATATCCGAAATATGAAGAAAACTAAAAGTATCTCTAAAAGTATCGAAACtaagtatagggaatgcttaataaaAACGAAAGAGTATCATAAACTATTATagaacaaagtaagttatcaatcacAGCCTTTAActcatattataaatttgtgttttCAAAGTGGTAAAATACCACTACAATGGAAATAATCTACAGTCACCCCCATTTTTAAATCCGAAAATTCGAGTAAACTGAACAACTAAAGGCccatttctttaataaataattttgctaaaatatttaaatggccctAAAAGAAAGGTTGCTTGaattttttcatataaataaggttatttcagataagcaatttggttttgtaaaaaaatcaagtatagaaagggctgtagttgacctACTGGAGAAAGTGAGAGGAGCTGTGGATGAATCATTGAAATGCTTAGTGGTTTTCCTTGATTGAGCTAAGGCGTTTGACACGGTCTCTCATAAAATTCTCTTAGATAAACTAAGTAATTATGTGGCACTAAATCTAATAGCAGATTATTTGTCGGAAAGAGCTCAACGAGTAAAAATTGGCCCAGAATTGAGTTCTGAATCTATAATAAAattcggagtaccacaaggaacagTATTAGGACCACTTTTATTTCATATTTATCTGAACAATATCACAAGAATTAATAGTTTCAACTGCCACATTGTTTGTTATGCCGATGACACGGTAATATTATTTATGGGGAAAACATGGGAGGAGGTTAAAACCAGCTCTGAAATGAACCTAAAACAGCTAAACTTATGGCTAAAATTTAACAAACTGACATTAAatcttaataaaacaaaatatatcgcCTTTAGCCCAACAATTGTTGACCAACCTACAAATTTTCATTGTCAAGGACAAAATTGTGACTGTTCTTCAATAGAAAAAGTTTTCTCTATAAAGTATTTAGGCGTCTTCATAGATCAACATTTACGTTGGTCAGACCATATCACTCATGTCAGTAAACGAATAAGGGCTCTAATGCATAAATTTTATATCTTAAGAGATATTCTACCCAGGAAAAAATTAATCATGGTTTATAACTCGCTTGCAGAATCAGTATTAAGATATTGTATTGTAGCATGGGGTGGCGCGTTTAACAAAACTCTTAACATTTTAGAAACAGTTCAAAatactctattaaaaataatttttaaaaaaagaaaactgtatccaacaaaaaaattatatgatgAATCCGAGATATTTAGTGTTAAATCCCTCTACATCTACAACtgtgttttaaatgtttatataaactcaaacaaatttaaatttcaaaacaacCGATTAACTCGATCAGTAACAAATATGGATATTAGTATTCAGCAGTTCAAAAAATCAGTAACACAAAGATCCCTAATGTTCTTTGGAcctaaattttataacataattcctatacatatcaaacaagaccctaaattatttaaatttaaaaaatacataaaaacctatctaaaaacccacttacaattatttttggaCGCAATGTCTTAATGTATGAACGACAGCATAATCAGAGTAAAATTTGGGTGTATATTGGTATTataattaacaaagtattcagcaGCTAGAGAGGTTTACCGTCCGTCTTGTTCTGTTGCATTATCTCTTCGATAGTTAGGTATGTTACTTCTTAGTTCCAACCTTAATACTACTTTTATGTACAATTGATACAGTTTCGATTGACATAGTACAGTGCAAAACAGGCAACTCTTGTCTAGGCATGGTGCTGAGTCAGTCGACACTAATAATAATATAGGATTTAAATGTAAAATGTTGTACacacatatttttgaataaatttgaatttgaatcgaagtagcacagaaaacgacaataaatatcgttcccataccaccagattgacaacaggtggaatactttctttggttacaacctcccgagattttcaaaatttataaatcatacaggatgccgaggaaattaagatgagagaattttaaataattcacaactcatctgctcagcgtggtaaaagttccaacaagaaagattccttaatactcctacaaaagagtaaatgaattgcaaatgtataaatattttcaatttctttgcaacacgaaaacgcagcagctgcataatgctctggttaaatcggaaagtgcaggaagagtctataccggtttcggaggtcttttccccctcatcagtagtcccatatcctcttctctccgatttccccaggcatcacactttgggccttctcgaattgcaaagaaagaaatgtcacggatgaactagagccatctaccgaaaaacaaagtaagttatcaatcgaagtagcacagaaaacgataataaatatcgttcccataccaccagatcgacaacaggtggaatactttctttggttacacctcctgagattttcaaaatttataaatcatgccggatgccgaggaaattaagatgagagaattttaaataattcacaacttatctgctcagcgtggtaaaacctgcactctctgatttaaccaaagcattatgcagctgctgcgttttcgtgttgcaaagaaattgaaaatgtttatacattattATAGAacatattgtttatcttattatgtaaaataaataatttcttaagtattccttctttatatacagggtgtttatttCATAGCGACatggaaataaaaatggtcttaactcattaaataccctgtataatagtaTTAAACCCTGTATAATAGTATAAGAATATGGATTATGAGAGGAAtctaaatatgataaaatctacagggtgtcctatttgaAAAATTGTATGGTTGTTTTACCACGTAGAATCGCCCTGTAGAATTCGGCATATTATCCTGTCCTGGAAAATATCCttatctacattttttctaaataacgtTTTTGGGTATTCTGTaccataatggaattatcgaccaatgtcacactaaaaactcaccactcaccctgtatatcagtgGCATGCTGCAACTTTTCAAGCGGTCCGATGATTTTATAAAAAAGCGGCCTCCCATtatcattttaccttctattatcagaaTTTATTGTTcgttatttatcaaaaaaaaatataaattatttttaaatcaaacataaaattttgaatttttaaattgacTATGTTcttttatttaagaataagcaatcttacaaataataataatagataaaTATTATCACATTAATTTCCTGAACAAATATATGAatttaatgtaattaaaaaaataaaattttgagaatttttcaattatctaaagttgaattttagtaaatcaattatacaagagagtacaaattCAAGTACAGtataaatactttaatttaacagtatttaaatattaatacaacgcaataatctaagcattcttttgcaattattttataaaataattaactcTCGATCAATAATTTTCGCAATAAAGCAGATTTTTGAGCCAATTAgtcgattatttcatcatttttaagctcatacaaagctGTTTCTATAATAGCCATTAGCATAAACGTTtccaagtgatcttgtgttaaagtacttcttaaccgattttttatgtgTTTCAACGTTGAAAGCTTCTTTCACAAGATACTTGtgtcactgaaagagttaataaatgcttatacatatactatatttaaatttggataaacACACTGATATAAAGTTGTACTTAGgcaaaacagcgtaacagcaaACTATACAATCTTTACAATTTTTAGTACCACACGCAGGTAAAGTTTTTGCGGTATCAACAACATTATTATTTGTTACTTGCACAATCCTATTTTTTAATACGATTTATCATCAAAATCGACAAAaagtcatagcatgtgatctgtctttagaaagacaaccacatgctatgaatttttttgtgatggatattcttgagttaaagttaatttcatgtaatcgaatgaactatctttcaataaagtcgtcccaggaacgcaactcataaatattggcaatatcattttaaagtcttttactttaaaatgtataatatatgtctaaatttccgatataaatgagtcagattaaattaaattattagaagaattttttactaagcaacaacatttttggttaatttattaatattttgtactttgacaacgacgtccgatctGGAcatcgaaacattaataaaatcattttttttttgttaaattgtggcttatttcccatttagaatagttaattacaaaaatgccacaaataaacAGCTTCAAACCAACATcattcgattagaaattaaaaaaaaatgttacatctaaaattttttgtaaaaaaaacttatttatttgaccggcctcaagaggccgcggcctctcggtgattgcaccgatttatttatatggccagcacgtcACTGCTGTCTTTTTGCTGCGCCTATGTTCAAAATGTTTTGTTTCGAGATTTTTCACTCTGTAtaactttatattttatttttagcaaCAACAacgcaaaaaaacaaaaacatgaaacagACTGACATAAGAAACATGTTTTTTAAGTCACAAAGTGCCAGTGACTTCATTGTGCCATCAACTCAAGTAATCGCAGAGTCTATCCAAACTACCAATACAGAAGACAAAAATTTCGGAGAGCCAGAACTGTTCAGGGAACTCTCTGACTTTTTATCAATCCAACAGGATAACTCCAGAAAATGTACGCTCTGTCCCAGCCAGTTAAACTGCGGGGACAATAAATATAAGACACCCAGCAAGTCTTCTTTTGCATGGATAGAACTGGATCCTTCAGTGTTCACAAATATCACTGCAGAAGACctaaaagcttttgaaaaaagCTTACATCCTGTTGCCGATGCCAGTTTTCAGTTTGATGAGAGCATACATTTTAAAATACCAGAGACACCTGTAACACAAACGACGCAAAAAGAAACTAAAGTCATGGAGCTGGAAGATTTAATAGATACAAGCATTTTGGCAGACTTTTCCGATACAGCAGCAACTACAGCAACCAATACTACAGCAACTTTTATGCCACCTAAGTCACTAAATAACTTATTAAATAAATACAGCACTTCCTTAATAGACGAGAACTTGCAATTTCCTCCACCAACTGATACTCAACATTCAGAATACAATAACAAGAGTACGTTAGAAGTTATTAGaaccaaaaaaagtttttctGAAGAAGAAACGAaggatattttagattttttcaaATTAGAAACATTGGAAGACGTTTTCGAGACGAATATTCCTGATTCTCAGGCCACTATAACATATTCCCCtgatatttttgacataactaaTACAGCAAATACAAATGTTATTATAGAAGACGATATAAGTGAAGACTCAAATTCACCGATAATATGTTCTTACTtcaacaaaaagaagaatgtcaCGATAAGAAATTCGCAAATAGAGGCCACGTATTCCCAAAGTTTGAGCAGTACTCCTTTAACAcgtaaaacagaaaaaaatatcgATAAATTATCCCAAAGTTCAAACAAACTATGTGGCAACACTGGAGATCCAAAGAAAACTCCGCCTGAAGACTTAAACGACTTCTTCGACTTTTCTTTCTTTGCATCACAGTCtagtaaaaaaaatgaaacagttGTAAAAGCCAAGGAAATCATTAATTTAACTGATAGTTGTAACACCATCGATTTTTGCGAAGATTCTTCAAATTCTCGAAAAAATTCAGAAAGTGATGCCAATAATTGCAAGTTGAACGTAAATATTTCAGAGTTAGGAAGCTTTTTCGACGAAGAGTTACTAATGAGTCCGACATTTCGCCAAGTTGATCACCGTAAAGTTAACGTGAAGGAATCACTGGAAAAGACGAAAAGAAAAATAGAGTCTCAAGTAATGAGTAGAAATGTTGCTTCAGTTAATGAGGAGCGTGTATTAAGCCAAAAAGTAGTTCAAATGCATCGTGAAAACCACAATCTTAATACAGATAAGAGTCAGAAAGTTAGTGAGTCTGAAATTGAGCAAAAAATTGACTCTGAGATACCAGAATCGATGGATTTCTTGCAGTTCATGGAAAACGATGACTTTCAGTTGCCGAGTATCACAAAAAACAAAAACTTCGACATACCAGACCCCTTAAGTGACTTTAAATTACCAGGTATTACAAAGATCAAAAATCTCGACATAGCAGATCCGCCAAGTTGCCAATTTAATGACAAACATCCAAAAACCAGTGTCTTAAACACTCAAACTGACAACACCGTACAAAAATCGTTGAGCACCATCGAAAAACTTGAGCCCTCCCAAGCATCAATAACACAGCTTATTTCTTTAGTCAATAAACCAACTCAAACGAATAGTTTGTCTCAGAAAGAAAACATCGACCTTTCTGATGTTGAAAACGATTCTTTTATCTTTAGTTTTAATGCAAAGAAACCAAAAAGGACGAAAAACACTTCAAGTTCCAGTGAAAAATCCTTAAACAGTTCGATAAAAGCAAACATAAAGGAGCACAGCAATAATTCTTCTATCAATACAACACTTGGTTCTAAATCAGCAGATTCCTCTAAAGGCATTTTGGACAATTCTGCGATTGTAAGTCCAAAACCTGTGGCGTTGAGTGACCGCACCAAAAAGATGCAAAGTTCTTCGAATACCTCTTTGAATACTTCCAACAGCGACGATGAATTCGAGACAAAGCCACCAAGTTCTGGCTGGATTCGTACTAGGCCTTTAGTAAAGAAGAGGCCTATATTGAACAATTCAGACGATGAGTTCGAGCCAATTGAACATAGTCCTGTGTTTGCTAAACCTAAGCCAGTGAAAAGAATAAGGATTGAGAAAGAAGAGGGCAGCAGAAATCAAGCTAGAAATGTAACCACTAGGGTAAAAAGTAGAAAGGtaagtgtttattatttttatcttaaaacttCAAGTTTTatccccttcttcttcttagccttctttGGTCATAGGGCTCTCTCAACTCCTTCCATGGAtttctatcctgagcaacatacttTCAATTTATTTCGGCTATTTTTTTGACGcctctacccatctcatctgtgatCTTACTTTTCGTCGTTTACCTTTGTATGGTCTCCAGTGTTGTATTGTAGCATttcaacgttggtctttttgtcta contains:
- the LOC114349470 gene encoding Fanconi anemia group M protein homolog isoform X1 encodes the protein MNKNLNNTLSTNLSKDPETEGFDLQAGETWIYPTNYPVREYQYNIVQQALLKNTLVSLPTGLGKTFIAAVVMFNYFRWYPQGKVIFMAPTKPLVKQQIDACYDIMAIPKECTVEITGAKISTSREDMWKEKRVFFITPQILQNDLVKFEDLGSKIKCLVFDEAHRARGNHAYCEVIRKLSSSNKYFRVLALSATPGGTINDVLEVVQNLLISHLEFRTEESPDVSPYVFQRNLTTVVVPLGTKLQEVKDSYMKVLEYYTRSLIRYKVIQGNCANLTKGKIFILMKNYQQNARGTSPNYAEIMKSLNICITLYHASELLIRHGLRSFLTFFEEHIDKPLLRNNTDIREIMATIREHMGPLPQIQQLPDGEYQEVPPNIKFGHPKFYKLKEILLEHFSETEDSSRVIVFFEYRESVMEAFVLLIQSKPVLKPRIFIGQANGVSQKTQISVVKAFREGRCNVLLSTSIGEEGLDVGEVDLIVCFDISNKSPIRMVQRMGRTGRKKDGKIVVLVTEGKEQQTLKDCLIHKNNVAFHVLGSKVLAQGLHSECPRLIPEDITPKCEKIFITVEDPGPKKSGNLKDMLKSLSRKSSELSFSPGLEIVEIEEKIPEPELLSVKENPLDGSIVPNIFNKKIEKQRSFQEIHTVEHSSNCGLLVSLLQMAESRRFNIPMSQIATTTQKNKNMKQTDIRNMFFKSQSASDFIVPSTQVIAESIQTTNTEDKNFGEPELFRELSDFLSIQQDNSRKCTLCPSQLNCGDNKYKTPSKSSFAWIELDPSVFTNITAEDLKAFEKSLHPVADASFQFDESIHFKIPETPVTQTTQKETKVMELEDLIDTSILADFSDTAATTATNTTATFMPPKSLNNLLNKYSTSLIDENLQFPPPTDTQHSEYNNKSTLEVIRTKKSFSEEETKDILDFFKLETLEDVFETNIPDSQATITYSPDIFDITNTANTNVIIEDDISEDSNSPIICSYFNKKKNVTIRNSQIEATYSQSLSSTPLTRKTEKNIDKLSQSSNKLCGNTGDPKKTPPEDLNDFFDFSFFASQSSKKNETVVKAKEIINLTDSCNTIDFCEDSSNSRKNSESDANNCKLNVNISELGSFFDEELLMSPTFRQVDHRKVNVKESLEKTKRKIESQVMSRNVASVNEERVLSQKVVQMHRENHNLNTDKSQKVSESEIEQKIDSEIPESMDFLQFMENDDFQLPSITKNKNFDIPDPLSDFKLPGITKIKNLDIADPPSCQFNDKHPKTSVLNTQTDNTVQKSLSTIEKLEPSQASITQLISLVNKPTQTNSLSQKENIDLSDVENDSFIFSFNAKKPKRTKNTSSSSEKSLNSSIKANIKEHSNNSSINTTLGSKSADSSKGILDNSAIVSPKPVALSDRTKKMQSSSNTSLNTSNSDDEFETKPPSSGWIRTRPLVKKRPILNNSDDEFEPIEHSPVFAKPKPVKRIRIEKEEGSRNQARNVTTRVKSRKLVNEFIENEAELSICDETNVSDDEADEFLSQEQYDASFVADETQHVDTQMHAVYLKSVRSPRNIPGRFKIPTRFKNNMNVFSQVDNEEDEVDSDDSFVVMDETIEARQELSQLEILEKQLEMQKRRKKMPHGIKKPTKRRRIIVSSDSE
- the LOC114349470 gene encoding Fanconi anemia group M protein isoform X2 codes for the protein MWKEKRVFFITPQILQNDLVKFEDLGSKIKCLVFDEAHRARGNHAYCEVIRKLSSSNKYFRVLALSATPGGTINDVLEVVQNLLISHLEFRTEESPDVSPYVFQRNLTTVVVPLGTKLQEVKDSYMKVLEYYTRSLIRYKVIQGNCANLTKGKIFILMKNYQQNARGTSPNYAEIMKSLNICITLYHASELLIRHGLRSFLTFFEEHIDKPLLRNNTDIREIMATIREHMGPLPQIQQLPDGEYQEVPPNIKFGHPKFYKLKEILLEHFSETEDSSRVIVFFEYRESVMEAFVLLIQSKPVLKPRIFIGQANGVSQKTQISVVKAFREGRCNVLLSTSIGEEGLDVGEVDLIVCFDISNKSPIRMVQRMGRTGRKKDGKIVVLVTEGKEQQTLKDCLIHKNNVAFHVLGSKVLAQGLHSECPRLIPEDITPKCEKIFITVEDPGPKKSGNLKDMLKSLSRKSSELSFSPGLEIVEIEEKIPEPELLSVKENPLDGSIVPNIFNKKIEKQRSFQEIHTVEHSSNCGLLVSLLQMAESRRFNIPMSQIATTTQKNKNMKQTDIRNMFFKSQSASDFIVPSTQVIAESIQTTNTEDKNFGEPELFRELSDFLSIQQDNSRKCTLCPSQLNCGDNKYKTPSKSSFAWIELDPSVFTNITAEDLKAFEKSLHPVADASFQFDESIHFKIPETPVTQTTQKETKVMELEDLIDTSILADFSDTAATTATNTTATFMPPKSLNNLLNKYSTSLIDENLQFPPPTDTQHSEYNNKSTLEVIRTKKSFSEEETKDILDFFKLETLEDVFETNIPDSQATITYSPDIFDITNTANTNVIIEDDISEDSNSPIICSYFNKKKNVTIRNSQIEATYSQSLSSTPLTRKTEKNIDKLSQSSNKLCGNTGDPKKTPPEDLNDFFDFSFFASQSSKKNETVVKAKEIINLTDSCNTIDFCEDSSNSRKNSESDANNCKLNVNISELGSFFDEELLMSPTFRQVDHRKVNVKESLEKTKRKIESQVMSRNVASVNEERVLSQKVVQMHRENHNLNTDKSQKVSESEIEQKIDSEIPESMDFLQFMENDDFQLPSITKNKNFDIPDPLSDFKLPGITKIKNLDIADPPSCQFNDKHPKTSVLNTQTDNTVQKSLSTIEKLEPSQASITQLISLVNKPTQTNSLSQKENIDLSDVENDSFIFSFNAKKPKRTKNTSSSSEKSLNSSIKANIKEHSNNSSINTTLGSKSADSSKGILDNSAIVSPKPVALSDRTKKMQSSSNTSLNTSNSDDEFETKPPSSGWIRTRPLVKKRPILNNSDDEFEPIEHSPVFAKPKPVKRIRIEKEEGSRNQARNVTTRVKSRKLVNEFIENEAELSICDETNVSDDEADEFLSQEQYDASFVADETQHVDTQMHAVYLKSVRSPRNIPGRFKIPTRFKNNMNVFSQVDNEEDEVDSDDSFVVMDETIEARQELSQLEILEKQLEMQKRRKKMPHGIKKPTKRRRIIVSSDSE